In one window of Constrictibacter sp. MBR-5 DNA:
- a CDS encoding PAS domain S-box protein: MGLFRGGYSGWSSDRRTAEQQLRESESRLRAVVETAVDGVILIDAFGLVEMFNPACETLFGYRADEVLGQNVKMLMPQPYEAEHDVYLRRYRHTGERRIIGIGREVAGQRKDGTVFPMELSVGEAQRDGRPVFAGIIRDISQRKQAEQSLRESEGRLRALVETAVDGVILIDAVGTVQMFNPACETLFGYRAEEVVDRNVRMLMPEPYQSEHDRYLEQYREDGVRRIIGIGREVSARRKDGSIFPMELSVGEATRGDQPVFVGIIRDISARKEAETAREQLQQAQKMEAIGQLTGGIAHDFNNLMAVMLGNLELVLDRLDPADASTDLIRTAIHSVERGAQLTQRLLAFSRTQTLKPRQIDVNQLITGMMPLVRLSVGEAIDIRMDLEAEIWTTMIDAAQLENALLNLANNSRDAMAGKGRLTISTANVAISADDLVDEGAAPGAYVRVTVRDDGAGMDAAVLAHVFEPFFTTKEVGHGSGLGLSMVYGFVKQSNGFVAIDSRVGGGTRVDLFLPRVTDPALSDRRAEEGPAPRSTARSWNILLVEDDAALRQLARRILESLGHSVRGACDGPEALRLLREDPRVDLLFTDIILPGGQNGVDIAQAAREMLPDLKVLFTSGYLETRDRGAELSPDEELITKPARRRDIEAAIQRVMNGSR; encoded by the coding sequence ATGGGGCTTTTCCGAGGAGGCTACAGCGGCTGGTCGAGCGACCGGCGCACCGCCGAACAGCAACTGAGGGAAAGCGAGAGCCGGCTCCGGGCCGTGGTCGAAACTGCGGTCGACGGCGTTATCCTGATCGACGCGTTCGGTCTCGTGGAGATGTTCAACCCGGCCTGCGAGACGTTGTTCGGCTACCGAGCAGACGAGGTGCTGGGGCAGAACGTCAAGATGCTCATGCCGCAGCCCTACGAGGCGGAGCACGATGTCTATCTCCGCCGGTACCGGCATACTGGCGAACGCCGGATCATCGGCATCGGGCGCGAGGTCGCCGGTCAGCGCAAGGACGGCACGGTCTTCCCGATGGAGCTGTCCGTCGGAGAAGCCCAACGCGACGGTCGTCCGGTGTTCGCCGGGATCATCCGCGACATCAGCCAGCGCAAGCAGGCGGAGCAGAGCCTGCGCGAGAGCGAGGGGCGCCTGCGCGCGCTCGTCGAAACGGCCGTTGACGGGGTCATCCTGATCGACGCCGTCGGCACGGTGCAGATGTTCAATCCGGCCTGCGAGACGCTGTTCGGTTATCGCGCGGAGGAGGTCGTCGATCGGAACGTCCGAATGCTCATGCCGGAACCGTATCAGAGCGAACACGACCGCTACCTCGAGCAGTATCGCGAGGACGGAGTGCGCAGGATCATCGGCATCGGCCGTGAGGTATCGGCCCGGCGCAAGGACGGATCCATCTTCCCGATGGAACTTTCTGTCGGCGAGGCCACCCGGGGCGACCAGCCGGTCTTCGTCGGCATCATCCGTGACATCAGCGCCCGCAAGGAGGCGGAAACGGCCCGCGAGCAGCTGCAGCAGGCGCAGAAGATGGAAGCAATCGGTCAGCTGACCGGCGGCATCGCCCACGATTTCAACAACCTGATGGCGGTGATGTTGGGCAATCTCGAGCTGGTCCTGGACCGGCTCGACCCGGCCGACGCGTCGACTGACCTCATCCGAACGGCGATCCACTCCGTCGAGCGTGGCGCGCAGTTGACCCAGCGATTACTGGCCTTCTCGCGAACCCAGACGCTGAAACCGCGCCAGATCGACGTCAATCAGCTGATCACCGGGATGATGCCGCTCGTCCGCCTCTCGGTGGGTGAGGCCATCGACATCAGGATGGACCTGGAGGCTGAGATCTGGACGACGATGATCGACGCAGCACAGTTGGAGAACGCGCTGCTCAATCTGGCGAACAACAGTCGCGATGCCATGGCGGGCAAGGGTCGCCTCACGATCTCGACCGCGAATGTCGCGATATCCGCCGACGATCTCGTCGACGAGGGTGCCGCTCCCGGCGCCTATGTCCGCGTGACGGTCCGCGACGACGGCGCCGGAATGGACGCTGCCGTTCTCGCCCACGTCTTCGAACCCTTCTTCACCACAAAGGAGGTCGGCCACGGAAGTGGCCTCGGGCTCAGCATGGTCTACGGCTTCGTAAAACAGTCGAACGGCTTCGTCGCTATCGACAGCAGGGTCGGCGGCGGCACGCGCGTCGATCTCTTCCTGCCGCGCGTGACCGACCCTGCGCTGTCCGACCGCCGCGCAGAGGAGGGGCCGGCGCCGCGGTCCACTGCACGATCCTGGAACATTCTGTTGGTCGAAGACGACGCGGCTCTGCGGCAGTTGGCTCGCCGTATACTGGAATCGCTCGGCCATTCGGTCCGGGGGGCGTGCGACGGGCCGGAGGCACTGCGGTTGCTGCGGGAAGACCCGCGCGTCGATTTGCTTTTTACGGACATCATACTGCCCGGTGGCCAAAACGGCGTAGACATCGCCCAGGCAGCGCGGGAGATGCTCCCGGACCTGAAGGTACTTTTCACGTCCGGCTACCTGGAGACCCGGGATCGCGGTGCCGAACTGTCTCCCGACGAGGAGTTGATCACGAAGCCGGCGCGCCGCCGCGACATCGAGGCCGCCATCCAGCGCGTGATGAACGGCTCCCGCTAG
- the hisS gene encoding histidine--tRNA ligase: protein MANLQPVRGTRDLLPDESRRFRAIVERARSVTERYGFGEISTPIFEFTEVFARTLGDTSDIVTKEMYTFEDRGGDSITLRPEGTAGVARAFISGGLSQSLPLKLFYAGPMFRYERPQKGRQRQFHQIGIEILGVSGPQADVEVIAVGAQILDELGLLGRTVLELNTLGDLESRRAYRNVLVEYFTGHRDALSEDSRTRLQRNPLRILDSKDEGDRHVVAEAPSFAEHLSPAAADFFAAVRQGLDDIGIAYEVNQRLVRGLDYYTHTAFEFTTTDLGAQGTVLAGGRYDGLIGAMGGPETPGIGWAAGIERLAMLAGEPPPPPRPVAIVPMGPAAEREAQKLAWSLRREGLHVELGYSGNLKRRLARASRAAARAAVIIGDDELSRGVATLRDMDGGEQAEVPLAGLVERLKPTS, encoded by the coding sequence TTGGCGAATCTGCAACCGGTCCGCGGCACGCGCGACCTGCTTCCCGACGAGTCGCGCCGCTTCCGGGCGATCGTCGAGCGCGCGCGTTCGGTGACCGAGCGCTACGGGTTCGGTGAGATATCCACGCCGATCTTCGAGTTCACGGAGGTCTTCGCCCGCACTCTGGGCGACACGTCGGACATCGTCACGAAGGAGATGTACACCTTCGAGGATCGCGGCGGTGATTCGATCACCCTGCGCCCCGAGGGAACGGCGGGCGTTGCGCGCGCCTTCATCTCCGGCGGCCTCTCGCAGAGCCTGCCGCTCAAGCTGTTTTATGCGGGGCCGATGTTCCGCTACGAGCGGCCGCAGAAGGGGCGGCAGCGCCAGTTTCACCAGATAGGCATCGAGATCCTGGGCGTGTCGGGGCCGCAGGCGGACGTGGAGGTGATCGCCGTCGGCGCTCAGATCCTCGACGAACTGGGCCTGCTCGGCCGCACCGTGCTGGAACTGAACACGCTGGGCGATCTGGAGAGCCGCCGCGCCTATCGCAACGTGCTGGTGGAGTATTTCACCGGTCATCGCGACGCGCTGTCCGAGGACAGTCGTACGCGCCTGCAACGCAATCCCCTGCGAATTCTCGACTCCAAGGACGAGGGCGACCGGCACGTCGTGGCCGAGGCACCCTCCTTTGCCGAGCACCTGTCGCCGGCTGCGGCGGACTTCTTCGCCGCCGTGCGCCAGGGCCTCGACGACATCGGCATCGCCTATGAGGTCAATCAGCGCCTCGTGCGCGGCCTCGACTACTACACGCATACCGCGTTCGAGTTCACGACGACCGATCTCGGCGCACAAGGCACTGTGCTGGCCGGCGGCAGGTACGACGGGCTGATCGGCGCGATGGGCGGACCGGAGACGCCGGGCATCGGCTGGGCGGCGGGGATCGAGCGGCTGGCAATGCTGGCCGGCGAGCCGCCGCCGCCGCCGCGGCCGGTGGCGATCGTGCCCATGGGACCGGCTGCCGAGCGCGAGGCGCAGAAGCTGGCGTGGAGCCTGCGGCGCGAGGGCCTGCACGTCGAACTTGGCTATAGCGGTAATCTGAAGCGTCGGCTGGCGCGTGCGAGCCGCGCGGCCGCCCGGGCGGCCGTCATCATAGGCGACGACGAGCTGTCGCGGGGGGTGGCGACGCTGCGGGACATGGATGGCGGCGAGCAGGCCGAGGTGCCCCTGGCCGGGTTGGTGGAAAGGCTGAAGCCGACATCCTAG
- the ispG gene encoding flavodoxin-dependent (E)-4-hydroxy-3-methylbut-2-enyl-diphosphate synthase: MSHRPYRDIDRRISRKIMVGKVAVGGDAPISVQTMTNTLTADAAGTIRQIRQAEMAGVDIVRVSCPDEESTAALKEIVAEVTVPVVADIHFHYKRAIEAAEAGAACLRINPGNIGSDARVREVVKAAKDYGCSMRIGVNAGSLERDLLERYGEPCPEAMVESALRHARILEDNDFREFKISVKASDVFLAVAAYQQLAEACDYPLHLGITEAGGLRTGTVKSSIGMGMLLWSGIGDTIRVSLSADPVEEVKVGFDILKSLNLRHRGVNIISCPSCARQQFQVINTVELLEKRLEHITTPMTVSVIGCVVNGPGEARETDIGITGGGRGTHMVYVAGLPDHKIKDEQLVDHLVGLIEEKAAEIDAERAEAEAAATRPVPALAAG; encoded by the coding sequence ATGAGCCACCGGCCGTACCGGGATATCGACCGCCGCATCAGCCGCAAGATCATGGTCGGCAAGGTTGCCGTCGGCGGTGATGCGCCGATCAGCGTCCAGACGATGACGAACACTCTGACGGCGGACGCCGCGGGGACGATACGGCAGATCCGGCAGGCGGAGATGGCGGGCGTCGATATCGTCCGCGTCTCCTGTCCCGACGAGGAGTCCACGGCGGCCCTGAAGGAGATCGTTGCGGAGGTGACGGTACCGGTCGTCGCCGACATCCATTTCCACTACAAGCGCGCCATCGAAGCCGCCGAAGCGGGAGCCGCATGCCTGCGCATCAATCCCGGCAACATCGGGTCGGATGCGCGCGTGCGGGAGGTCGTGAAGGCGGCGAAGGATTACGGCTGTTCGATGCGTATCGGCGTGAACGCCGGCAGCCTGGAGCGCGACCTCCTGGAGCGCTATGGCGAGCCTTGTCCCGAGGCGATGGTCGAGAGTGCGCTCCGCCACGCGCGCATTCTCGAAGACAACGACTTCCGCGAGTTCAAGATCAGCGTGAAGGCTTCGGACGTGTTCCTGGCGGTGGCCGCCTACCAGCAACTCGCCGAGGCGTGTGATTACCCGCTGCATCTCGGCATCACCGAGGCGGGGGGCCTCCGCACCGGTACGGTCAAGTCGTCGATCGGCATGGGCATGCTGCTCTGGTCCGGCATCGGCGACACGATCCGGGTGTCGCTCTCGGCGGATCCGGTCGAGGAGGTGAAGGTCGGCTTCGACATCCTGAAGTCGCTGAACCTGCGTCACCGCGGCGTCAACATCATCTCCTGCCCATCCTGCGCGCGGCAGCAGTTCCAGGTGATCAACACGGTGGAGCTTCTGGAGAAGCGGCTGGAGCACATCACGACGCCGATGACCGTTTCGGTGATCGGCTGCGTCGTGAACGGACCGGGCGAGGCACGCGAGACCGACATCGGCATCACCGGCGGCGGCAGGGGTACGCACATGGTCTATGTGGCCGGCCTGCCCGATCACAAGATCAAGGACGAGCAGCTGGTCGATCATCTCGTCGGCCTGATCGAAGAGAAGGCCGCTGAGATCGACGCCGAACGCGCCGAGGCTGAGGCGGCGGCGACCCGACCGGTTCCCGCACTCGCGGCGGGCTGA
- a CDS encoding RodZ domain-containing protein yields MSKPRAHRLRLWVEHPPTAVAAGAASACIGAELRRRREALGLDLDDVAAAIRIPPRHIESIETARHKALPARIYAIGFVRSYADYLGMDARAAVERFKKEALELAARPVLLFPEPATERRVPGGALVAVSVCAALAVYVVWYMQTAQHWAHGDRVPVAPIEIAQDDSPPATERRVADLAPGLGGRSEFVPPSDQSAARTLAVATAPADQVLGVWRPVPLNEVSAPATTVANAPVPSGPPLPRARPDPSRPAPSPSVQDPSGAPGDTRHASAGSVSPGQYATVPAVTIEPRGTEVAQATRSVMAGSGAVVRPDRIAEGSSWMPVMRQPNPVEVASPGTPSPSSASPGVAWAQMPSVATGPVVLRAAEASWIEVRAETGEVVHAKLMKAGDSYEVPQRAGLRLTTGNAGGLDVTVGGEVTPKLGARGAVIREIPLEGPRLLSGTATRN; encoded by the coding sequence ATGTCGAAGCCGAGGGCACACAGACTTAGGCTGTGGGTGGAACACCCGCCCACCGCGGTGGCGGCCGGTGCCGCTTCCGCGTGCATAGGAGCCGAACTGCGGCGCCGTCGCGAGGCCCTCGGGCTGGATCTTGACGACGTGGCCGCCGCGATTCGGATTCCGCCGCGCCACATCGAGTCCATCGAGACTGCGCGGCATAAGGCGCTGCCGGCGCGAATCTATGCGATCGGCTTCGTGCGCTCCTATGCGGACTATCTCGGCATGGACGCGCGTGCGGCCGTCGAGCGTTTCAAGAAGGAAGCGCTCGAACTCGCCGCCCGTCCGGTTCTCCTGTTTCCGGAGCCTGCAACGGAGCGTCGCGTACCCGGCGGTGCACTCGTCGCGGTAAGCGTCTGCGCGGCGCTCGCCGTCTATGTCGTCTGGTATATGCAGACCGCTCAGCACTGGGCGCACGGTGACCGCGTCCCGGTCGCGCCGATCGAGATCGCACAGGACGATTCGCCACCGGCGACGGAGCGGCGGGTCGCCGATCTGGCGCCGGGCCTCGGCGGGCGAAGCGAGTTCGTGCCGCCTTCCGATCAGTCGGCGGCTCGGACCCTGGCGGTCGCAACGGCACCTGCGGATCAGGTGCTCGGCGTCTGGCGGCCCGTCCCGCTGAACGAGGTGTCCGCCCCGGCGACGACGGTCGCGAACGCCCCCGTGCCCTCGGGACCGCCGCTCCCGCGCGCGCGCCCGGACCCGAGCAGACCCGCCCCAAGTCCATCGGTTCAGGATCCGTCCGGCGCACCCGGCGACACCCGCCATGCCTCGGCAGGATCGGTGTCTCCCGGCCAGTATGCGACGGTACCGGCCGTGACGATCGAGCCGCGGGGCACCGAGGTCGCGCAGGCGACTAGGTCCGTCATGGCTGGATCCGGCGCGGTCGTGCGCCCCGATCGGATCGCCGAAGGCTCGTCCTGGATGCCGGTCATGCGGCAGCCGAATCCTGTCGAGGTTGCAAGCCCGGGCACTCCCAGCCCGTCCAGTGCGAGTCCCGGCGTCGCATGGGCGCAGATGCCTAGCGTCGCGACGGGTCCGGTCGTGCTCCGGGCCGCGGAGGCGAGCTGGATCGAGGTGCGTGCCGAGACGGGCGAAGTCGTCCACGCCAAGCTGATGAAGGCGGGCGACAGCTATGAGGTGCCCCAGCGCGCCGGCCTGCGCCTCACCACGGGCAACGCGGGCGGCCTGGACGTGACCGTCGGCGGCGAGGTCACGCCCAAGCTTGGGGCACGGGGCGCGGTCATCCGCGAGATCCCGCTCGAGGGGCCGCGGCTGCTGTCCGGGACAGCAACGCGGAATTGA
- the ptsP gene encoding phosphoenolpyruvate--protein phosphotransferase: MSAVHESWEASRRLLRRVRDVMADGGPSQDRLDKVVRVIAAEMVAEVCSVYLRRSGRMLVLYATQGLKPDAVHVTRLALGEGLIGLIGEQAQPLALADAQSHPQFAYRPETGEEIYHSLMGVPILRGGRLLGVLAVQNRSRRNYTEDEVEALQTVAMVLAEVAASGDLPRWQETAAIAEATARPVRLTGTILGGGVALGTAFLHEPRISIRRMVAENPAEEEIRLDAALREMYSSLDSMFAAPDLAATGEHRDVLDSYLMIAQDRGWLERIREAMHNGLTAEASVRRVQDDMRARMRQIRDPYIRERLHDLDDLSNRLLQHLAAGDPNGAPPTELPQGAVLFARSMGPAEFLDYPRERIAAVVLEEGTPTAHVAVVARALDIPMIGAVEDALGAVQPGDPIIVDGNNGQVLIRPGEDVQAVFVESVRLREMQKARYAAIRDEPAISLDGIEVALHINAGLQIDAEHVSTSGAAGIGLYRTEVPFMVRDRFPDVTDQTELYRRIIELAGDKPVVFRTLDIGGDKLLPYWRAGRDANPALGWRALRLSLDRPFLLHQQLRALIRASAGRELRVLFPMVTEVAELERARAIFDVESRREQRIGGPMPTRVMMGAMIEVPSLAWQLPALCRRVDFLSVGSNDLVQFLLAADRQNPRLSNRYDVLSPAVLSFLRFIVAGCDTGGTPVTFCGEMAGTPLEAMALVGLGFRSLSMPPPAVGAIKLMIRSLRLRPLATYMQTLLSLPDHSVRDKIRAYANDHAVTV; encoded by the coding sequence ATGTCCGCCGTGCACGAAAGCTGGGAGGCCTCGCGACGGCTCCTCCGGCGCGTGCGCGACGTGATGGCCGACGGCGGCCCGTCCCAGGACCGGCTCGACAAGGTCGTCAGGGTGATCGCCGCGGAAATGGTGGCCGAGGTCTGTTCGGTCTATCTGCGCCGCAGCGGCAGGATGCTCGTCCTCTATGCCACCCAGGGCCTGAAGCCCGACGCCGTGCATGTTACGCGGCTGGCGCTGGGCGAGGGCCTGATTGGCCTGATCGGCGAGCAGGCACAGCCGCTGGCGCTGGCGGATGCCCAGTCGCATCCGCAGTTTGCCTACCGGCCGGAGACGGGCGAAGAGATCTACCACTCCCTGATGGGCGTGCCGATCCTGCGTGGCGGGCGCCTGCTCGGCGTGCTCGCGGTCCAGAACCGCAGCCGGCGCAACTATACCGAGGACGAGGTCGAGGCGCTGCAGACAGTGGCGATGGTTCTCGCCGAGGTTGCCGCTTCGGGCGACTTGCCGCGGTGGCAGGAGACGGCGGCGATCGCTGAGGCGACCGCGCGCCCTGTGCGCCTGACCGGCACGATCCTCGGAGGGGGTGTGGCACTGGGGACGGCGTTCCTGCACGAGCCGCGGATCTCGATCCGCCGGATGGTCGCGGAGAATCCTGCCGAAGAGGAGATCCGTCTCGATGCGGCACTACGGGAGATGTATAGCAGCCTCGACAGCATGTTTGCAGCACCGGACCTAGCGGCGACCGGCGAGCATCGCGACGTCCTCGACTCGTACCTGATGATCGCCCAGGACCGCGGCTGGCTGGAGCGGATCCGCGAGGCGATGCACAACGGCCTGACGGCGGAGGCGTCGGTTCGGCGCGTCCAGGACGACATGCGTGCGCGCATGCGGCAGATCCGCGACCCCTATATACGCGAACGGCTGCACGACCTCGACGACCTGAGCAACCGCCTGCTTCAGCATCTAGCCGCCGGCGATCCCAACGGCGCGCCGCCGACGGAGTTGCCGCAGGGCGCGGTATTGTTCGCCCGCTCGATGGGCCCGGCGGAATTCCTGGATTATCCGCGGGAGCGGATCGCGGCGGTCGTGCTGGAGGAGGGCACGCCGACCGCGCATGTGGCGGTGGTCGCCCGAGCTCTCGACATCCCGATGATCGGGGCGGTCGAGGACGCGCTTGGCGCGGTGCAGCCTGGCGACCCGATCATCGTCGACGGCAACAACGGTCAGGTCCTGATCCGCCCCGGAGAGGACGTGCAGGCCGTCTTCGTCGAGAGCGTCCGGCTGCGCGAGATGCAGAAGGCGCGCTACGCCGCCATCCGCGACGAGCCAGCGATCAGCCTCGACGGGATCGAGGTGGCGCTGCACATCAACGCCGGCCTGCAGATCGACGCCGAGCATGTGTCCACCAGCGGTGCGGCCGGGATCGGCCTCTATCGCACCGAAGTGCCGTTCATGGTGCGCGACCGCTTCCCGGACGTGACCGACCAGACTGAACTCTATCGGCGCATCATTGAGCTGGCAGGCGATAAGCCCGTGGTGTTCCGCACGCTCGACATCGGCGGCGACAAGCTGCTGCCCTACTGGCGCGCTGGGCGGGACGCCAATCCTGCACTCGGCTGGCGTGCGTTGCGCCTGTCGCTCGACCGCCCGTTCCTGCTGCATCAGCAGCTGCGCGCACTGATCCGCGCCTCGGCCGGCCGCGAGTTGCGTGTGCTGTTCCCGATGGTGACCGAGGTGGCGGAGCTGGAGCGGGCCCGCGCGATCTTCGATGTCGAGAGCCGGCGGGAGCAGCGCATCGGCGGGCCGATGCCGACCCGGGTGATGATGGGCGCGATGATCGAGGTCCCGTCGCTTGCCTGGCAGCTTCCGGCGCTGTGCCGGCGGGTCGATTTTCTCTCGGTCGGCAGCAACGACCTCGTTCAGTTCCTGCTCGCCGCCGACCGGCAGAATCCGCGCCTCTCAAACCGCTACGACGTGCTCTCGCCCGCCGTCCTGTCCTTCCTGCGCTTCATCGTCGCCGGCTGCGACACGGGCGGGACGCCCGTTACTTTCTGCGGCGAGATGGCGGGCACGCCGTTGGAGGCGATGGCGCTGGTCGGCCTCGGCTTCCGTTCGCTGTCGATGCCGCCACCGGCGGTCGGTGCGATCAAGCTGATGATCCGCAGCCTTCGCTTGCGGCCGCTCGCCACCTACATGCAAACTCTGCTGTCCTTGCCCGACCACTCGGTACGGGACAAGATCCGCGCCTACGCCAATGATCATGCCGTAACGGTCTGA
- a CDS encoding nitronate monooxygenase, which translates to MAALSGRAKLEKLERRGCAFLGSRYAVMGGGMTWVSERNLVAAISNAGGFGVIACGSMDPARLRLEIQGTQALTDRPFGVNLITMHPQLLELIDVCGDLGVTHVVLAGGVPPRNAMRQVKSHGAKLVCFAPALVLARKLMRDGADALVIEGAEAGGHIGPVSTAVLAQEILPVIREIPVFVAGGIGRGEAMVAFLEMGASGCQLGTRFVCARESIAHPRFKQAFIRAEARDAMPTVQVDPRFPVIPVRALNNDGTRLFTEFQHEVIGRFRAGEMDQRAAQLEIEHYWAGALRRAVIDGDVERGSLMAGQSVGMVRCEQTVAEILEELADQAAAVLAARARDMDDG; encoded by the coding sequence ATGGCGGCCCTGAGCGGACGGGCGAAACTCGAGAAGCTGGAAAGACGAGGCTGCGCGTTCCTGGGGTCCCGCTATGCCGTAATGGGCGGCGGCATGACCTGGGTGTCGGAGCGCAACCTCGTCGCGGCAATCTCCAACGCTGGCGGATTCGGCGTGATCGCGTGCGGCTCAATGGACCCGGCGCGCCTGCGACTGGAGATCCAGGGAACGCAGGCGCTGACCGACCGGCCGTTCGGCGTCAACCTGATCACCATGCACCCGCAGCTCCTGGAGCTGATCGACGTCTGTGGCGACCTGGGCGTCACGCATGTGGTGCTGGCGGGCGGGGTGCCGCCGCGCAACGCGATGCGTCAGGTGAAGAGCCACGGCGCCAAGCTGGTGTGCTTTGCGCCGGCCCTGGTCCTGGCGCGCAAGCTGATGCGCGACGGCGCCGATGCTCTGGTCATTGAGGGGGCGGAGGCGGGCGGCCACATCGGCCCGGTCTCGACCGCGGTGCTCGCCCAGGAGATCCTGCCCGTCATCCGCGAGATCCCGGTCTTCGTCGCCGGCGGCATCGGCCGTGGCGAGGCGATGGTGGCCTTCCTGGAGATGGGTGCCTCGGGCTGCCAACTCGGCACCCGCTTCGTCTGCGCTCGCGAATCGATAGCGCATCCGCGCTTCAAGCAGGCATTCATCCGTGCCGAGGCGCGCGACGCCATGCCGACGGTCCAGGTCGACCCGCGCTTCCCGGTCATTCCGGTGCGGGCCCTGAACAATGACGGGACGCGTCTCTTCACCGAGTTCCAGCACGAGGTCATCGGCCGCTTTCGCGCCGGCGAGATGGACCAGCGCGCGGCCCAGCTCGAAATCGAGCACTATTGGGCGGGCGCCCTGCGGCGGGCGGTGATCGACGGCGACGTCGAGCGCGGCTCGCTGATGGCGGGCCAGAGCGTCGGCATGGTGCGGTGCGAGCAGACCGTGGCGGAGATCCTGGAGGAACTGGCGGATCAAGCCGCGGCGGTGCTGGCGGCGCGGGCCCGCGACATGGACGACGGCTGA
- a CDS encoding aspartate kinase, whose protein sequence is MALIVQKFGGTSVANVERIRNVALRVKREVDAGSRVAVVVSAMAGVTNQLVEWVRDTAPLHDAREYDVIVASGEQVTSGLLALALQQIGIPARSFLGWQIPLRTDGMHGRARIEAIETEDMRKRLDDGQVCVVAGFQGVAPDGRITTLGRGGSDTSAVALAAALGAERCDIYTDVDGVYTCDPRIVTKARKLDKVTYEEMLEMASQGAKVLQTRSVAMAMKHRVRVQVLSSFDDRPGTLVVDEDEIVEQELVSGIAYSRDEAKVTLTRVADRPGVASAIFGPLAAAEINVDMIVQNVSPDGAATDITFTVTKADLDKTVALLEQKRDELKFDRILPDPNVVKISVIGVGMRSHAGIANRMFEALAERGINIQVISTSEIKISVLIAEEYIELALRTLHTAYGLDAA, encoded by the coding sequence ATGGCCCTGATCGTGCAGAAATTCGGCGGCACGTCCGTCGCCAACGTCGAGCGCATCCGCAACGTCGCGTTGCGGGTCAAACGCGAGGTCGATGCCGGCAGCCGGGTTGCCGTCGTGGTCTCCGCGATGGCCGGCGTCACGAACCAGCTGGTCGAGTGGGTGCGGGATACCGCGCCGCTGCACGACGCGCGCGAATACGACGTGATCGTCGCCTCCGGCGAACAGGTGACCAGCGGCCTTCTCGCCCTGGCGCTGCAGCAGATCGGCATTCCGGCGCGGTCGTTCCTCGGCTGGCAGATCCCGCTGCGAACCGACGGCATGCACGGCCGCGCGCGGATCGAGGCGATCGAAACCGAGGACATGCGGAAGCGCCTCGACGACGGGCAGGTCTGCGTCGTCGCCGGATTCCAGGGCGTGGCGCCGGACGGGCGGATCACCACGCTCGGCCGCGGCGGCTCGGACACCAGCGCCGTGGCGCTGGCCGCGGCGCTGGGAGCGGAGCGCTGCGACATCTATACCGATGTGGACGGGGTCTATACCTGCGACCCGCGCATCGTCACGAAGGCGCGCAAGCTCGACAAGGTGACGTACGAGGAAATGCTGGAGATGGCCTCCCAGGGGGCCAAGGTCCTTCAGACCCGGTCGGTCGCGATGGCGATGAAACATCGAGTGCGCGTTCAGGTATTGTCGAGTTTCGACGACCGACCCGGCACTCTGGTCGTAGACGAGGACGAAATCGTGGAACAGGAACTGGTCAGCGGCATCGCCTACAGCCGCGACGAAGCGAAGGTCACGCTGACGCGGGTGGCGGACCGTCCGGGCGTCGCCTCGGCGATCTTCGGCCCGCTGGCGGCGGCCGAGATCAACGTCGACATGATCGTGCAGAACGTCTCACCCGACGGTGCCGCGACCGACATAACCTTCACGGTGACGAAGGCGGACCTGGACAAGACGGTGGCGCTGCTCGAGCAGAAGCGCGATGAACTGAAGTTCGACCGCATCCTGCCCGACCCGAACGTCGTGAAGATCTCGGTGATCGGCGTCGGCATGCGCAGCCACGCGGGCATCGCCAATCGGATGTTTGAAGCGCTCGCCGAGCGCGGCATCAACATCCAGGTGATCTCGACCTCGGAGATCAAGATCAGCGTGCTGATTGCCGAGGAGTACATCGAACTCGCATTGCGCACGCTGCACACCGCCTATGGTCTGGATGCCGCATGA